A DNA window from Onthophagus taurus isolate NC chromosome 1, IU_Otau_3.0, whole genome shotgun sequence contains the following coding sequences:
- the LOC111417337 gene encoding pancreatic triacylglycerol lipase-like, with amino-acid sequence MWKISVFYLLITVGVNFVHGNVQADDIRYFLWNRDTNQERISINNYGNNIDRNAPVKILIHGWMHDINSFWYSNTRQAYVASGANVIAIDWSRHSQQIVAISINRLPNLGEFVAKFVLGLSESQGIPMTRIHILGHSLGAHLAGFAGKSTQRMGGRTLGRITGLDPADIGFTNAVSTQRLDKSDAERVDTILTDAGIGGAGINRSLGHVNFWPNGGIAVQPGCFYYPCSHNRAPIYFTEGILSDLFVSTLCSSYTQYFWGTCRNNPRNIMGERTNFQVTGDFYLTTNVRSPFARG; translated from the exons atgtggaaaatttctgtattttatttattaataactgtAGGTGTAAATTTTG TACATGGAAATGTCCAAGCTGATGatattcgttattttttatggAATAGAGATACGAATCAAGAAAGAATtagcataaataattatggtAATAATATTGATAGAAATGCCccagttaaaattttaatccatGGTTGGATGCACGATATTAACTCTTTTTGGTACTCAAATACACGACAAGCTTACGTGGCCAGCGGGGCGAACGTAATCGCAATAGATTGGTCCAGACATTCCCAACAAATTGTGGCGATATCGATAAATCGTCTTCCTAATTTAGGAGAATTCGTAGCTAAATTTGTTCTTGGGTTATCCGAATCCCAAGGAATACCCATGACCAGGATTCACATTCTTGGACATTCTTTAGGTGCCCATCTAGCTGGATTTGCGGGTAAATCAACTCAAAGAATGGGGGGAAGAACGTTAGGTAGAATAACTGGGTTAGATCCAGCTGATATCGGATTTACAAACGCCGTTAGTACACAAAGATTGGATAAAAGCGATGCTGAAAGGGTTGATACCATTCTTACGGATGCCGGAATTGGAGGAGCTGGGATTAATCGGTCTTTGGGGCATGTTAATTTTTGGCCAAATGGTGGAATAGCTGTGCAACCAGGATGCTTCTATT atcCTTGTAGTCATAATAGGGCACCGATATATTTTACTGAAGGAATTTTGTCGGATCTTTTTGTATCTACTCTTTGCTCTTCTTATACACAATACTTTTGGGGAACGTGTAGAAATAATCCAAGAAATATTATGGGTGAAAGAACAAATTTTCAAGTTACAggagatttttatttaacaacgAATGTTAGGTCACCTTTCGCTAGAGGATAA
- the LOC111417403 gene encoding pancreatic triacylglycerol lipase-like isoform X2 produces the protein MWKTLCLTILLLINVNSKLVAIQRKQKHITVNPVIAGDNSKIKDDEVTFYLYNTKVNNYKVNVEDNGKKFYEKDGVKILIHGWGGDNETFWYSPMRSAYVKKGFNVVLVDWSLEAQTNFNNAVNKIPFIAEVITQFVIELSKTIVIEQFHLIGHCLGAHIAGVVDSGLNGMGLNRTIGQINFFPNGGIASQPGCLRFPCSHNRAALYFQESITSKNFIARKCDNFLHYTNKKCSNNLVNILGDKTYLDVKGDFYLSTSSQSPFGLGDT, from the exons atGTGGAAAACTTTatgcttaacaatattacttttaattaatgtaaacTCCAAACTGGTTGCCAtccaaagaaaacaaaaacatatAACAGTAAATCCTGTTATAGCTGGAGATAACTCTAAAATTAAAGACGACGAAGTAACCTTTTATCTGTACAACACAAAAGTGAACAACTATAAAGTAAACGTCGAAGAcaatggaaaaaaattttatgaaaaagatggagtgaaaatattaatacatGGTTGGGGTGGAGACAACGAAACTTTTTGGTATTCCCCGATGAGAAGTGCGTACGTTAAAAAAGGATTTAATGTAGTTTTGGTGGATTGGAGCTTAGAAGCGCAAACGAATTTTAATAACGCCGTCAATAAAATACCGTTTATAGCAGAAGTAATAACTCAATTTGTTATTGAATTATCGAAAACGATTGTTATAGAACAATTTCATCTGATTGGCCATTGTCTTGGTGCTCATATTGCTGGAGTTGTAG ATTCTGGATTAAATGGAATGGGTTTAAATCGCACCATTGggcaaattaattttttcccaAACGGCGGAATAGCTTCTCAACCGGGATGTCTAcgtt TTCCTTGTAGTCATAACAGGGCTGCGCTTTATTTTCAAGAAAGTATAACTTCGAAAAACTTTATTGCAAGAAAATGTGACAACTTCTTACATTAtacgaataaaaaatgttccaatAATCTGGTTAATATACTGGGAGATAAAACTTATTTAGACGTAAAAGgcgatttttatttaagtacATCGTCGCAATCACCGTTCGGATTAGGAGATACTTAA
- the LOC111417403 gene encoding pancreatic triacylglycerol lipase-like isoform X1: MWKTLCLTILLLINVNSKLVAIQRKQKHITVNPVIAGDNSKIKDDEVTFYLYNTKVNNYKVNVEDNGKKFYEKDGVKILIHGWGGDNETFWYSPMRSAYVKKGFNVVLVDWSLEAQTNFNNAVNKIPFIAEVITQFVIELSKTIVIEQFHLIGHCLGAHIAGVVGKKMFSQNHEKIWRITGLDPTGLSFNHIKDTKRLSKDDAVHVDTILTDSGLNGMGLNRTIGQINFFPNGGIASQPGCLRFPCSHNRAALYFQESITSKNFIARKCDNFLHYTNKKCSNNLVNILGDKTYLDVKGDFYLSTSSQSPFGLGDT, translated from the exons atGTGGAAAACTTTatgcttaacaatattacttttaattaatgtaaacTCCAAACTGGTTGCCAtccaaagaaaacaaaaacatatAACAGTAAATCCTGTTATAGCTGGAGATAACTCTAAAATTAAAGACGACGAAGTAACCTTTTATCTGTACAACACAAAAGTGAACAACTATAAAGTAAACGTCGAAGAcaatggaaaaaaattttatgaaaaagatggagtgaaaatattaatacatGGTTGGGGTGGAGACAACGAAACTTTTTGGTATTCCCCGATGAGAAGTGCGTACGTTAAAAAAGGATTTAATGTAGTTTTGGTGGATTGGAGCTTAGAAGCGCAAACGAATTTTAATAACGCCGTCAATAAAATACCGTTTATAGCAGAAGTAATAACTCAATTTGTTATTGAATTATCGAAAACGATTGTTATAGAACAATTTCATCTGATTGGCCATTGTCTTGGTGCTCATATTGCTGGAGTTGTAG gcaaaaaaatgttttctcaaaatcatgaaaaaataTGGAGAATAACGGGTCTTGATCCTACAGGGTTAAGTTTTAATCATATAAAAGATACAAAACGATTATCTAAAGATGATGCTGTACATGTTGACACAATTCTTACAGATTCTGGATTAAATGGAATGGGTTTAAATCGCACCATTGggcaaattaattttttcccaAACGGCGGAATAGCTTCTCAACCGGGATGTCTAcgtt TTCCTTGTAGTCATAACAGGGCTGCGCTTTATTTTCAAGAAAGTATAACTTCGAAAAACTTTATTGCAAGAAAATGTGACAACTTCTTACATTAtacgaataaaaaatgttccaatAATCTGGTTAATATACTGGGAGATAAAACTTATTTAGACGTAAAAGgcgatttttatttaagtacATCGTCGCAATCACCGTTCGGATTAGGAGATACTTAA
- the LOC111417377 gene encoding polycomb group protein Pc — protein MELHDDRVYAAEKIIKKRTRKGVVEYYVKWKGWGPKHNTWEPEENILDVRLIDLYERSQRNEGAKRGPKRKHPDRSQTTEEEVRQSGEESQDESTHSVKKSPELPALEDDDTRVDEDLDTQDAKSVDTDNENNSSSSEDRRPILERLEPTKRKAEVLSKESGKTGIKITTSPTVSSPPPLKISKIHKEEEDASNLAVLPATTPKSNADKKPNALEGSLPHSTLKEPASPKPIASRTNDKQQEKKPEVKHKNTSHKTENGHNSGEIENNVPQLTSPGADYWLARNPLADQVFITDVTVNLNTVTIRECKTGKGFFSGETA, from the exons ATGGAACTTCACGATGATCGCGTTTACGCCGCCGAAAAGATCATCAAGAAACGAACTAGAAAG ggtGTGGTGGAATATTACGTAAAATGGAAAGGTTGGGGTCCAAAACACAATACTTGGGAAccagaagaaaatattttagacgttCGCTTGATAGATTTATACGAACGTTCACAAAGAAATGAAGGCGCCAAACGAGGTCCTAAAAGAAAACATCCGGATCGTTCTCAAACGACAGAAGAAGAAGTTCGACAAAGTGGTGAAGAAAGTCAAGATGAATCTACGCATTCTgttaaaaaatcaccagaattACCAGCTTTAGAAGACGACGATACTCGCGTTGACGAAGATTTGGATACTCAAGATGCAAAATCTGTTGATAcagataacgaaaataatagTTCGAGTAGTGAAGATCGAAGACCAATTTTGGAGCGCTTAGAACCAACTAAACGTAAAGCGGAAGTTTTATCGAAAGAATCCGGTAAAACGGGGATTAAAATAACGACGAGTCCGACGGTTAGTAGTCCTCCAcctttgaaaatctctaagATTCATAAGGAAGAGGAGGATGCTTCAAATTTAGCGGTTTTACCAGCTACGACACCTAAATCTAACGCTGATAAAAAACCGAATGCTTTAGAAGGCTCTTTACCACATAGTACACTAAAAGAACCTGCTTCTCCAAAACCAATCGCTTCTAGAACAAACGATAAACAACAAGAGAAAAAACCAGaagttaaacataaaaataccAGCCATAAAACTGAAAATGGTCATAATAGTggagaaattgaaaataatgttcCGCAACTAACCAGCCCTGGAGCCGATTATTGGTTAGCAAGAAATCCTTTAGCTGATCAAGTATTTATTACTGACGTTACAGTTAATTTAAATACGGTTACTATAAGGGAATGTAAGACTGGGAAAGGATTTTTTAGTGGAGAGACTGCGTGA